One genomic segment of Kiritimatiella glycovorans includes these proteins:
- a CDS encoding P-II family nitrogen regulator: MKLVIAFIQPERLTPVKQALYEAEVFKMSVTNALGCGQQKGYHETYRGAEIEVNLLKKVRIEIAINDEFLERTVEAIVSGARTGSIGDGKIFVLDLQDCIRIRTGENGTQGIG, translated from the coding sequence ATGAAACTGGTCATTGCTTTCATCCAGCCGGAACGGCTGACCCCGGTGAAGCAGGCGCTGTACGAGGCGGAGGTGTTCAAGATGTCCGTGACCAACGCCCTCGGGTGCGGTCAGCAGAAGGGCTACCACGAGACCTACCGCGGCGCGGAGATCGAGGTGAACCTGCTCAAGAAGGTGCGCATCGAAATCGCGATCAACGACGAGTTCCTTGAACGGACGGTCGAGGCGATCGTGAGCGGCGCCAGGACGGGGAGCATCGGCGACGGGAAGATCTTCGTGCTGGATCTGCAGGACTGCATCCGCATCCGCACGGGGGAGAACGGAACTCAGGGCATAGGTTGA
- the era gene encoding GTPase Era: MTQPPLPSRSGIAALIGRANAGKSTLLNRMVEEKVAIVSGTAQTTRNLIRAVLTDPRGQIVFLDTPGIHRAKEPLGRRMNKIARNAADGVDAALLIVDASAPPAMEDEGWIRRLLFSESHVLVVLNKDDLGGRHARAYRDCWERVAEEKGRDRRAEWHTVSALTGAGIPELMERLFELMPAGPLLFPPDVLTDYPRKLNIGDLIREQFFRRLREEVPHALAVRVENIEETDAGGGWNISATVYVDRHSQKGIVIGHKGRLIKKVREEARREVRKMYDRPVALELRVKVEPKWRENYWILRELGYA; encoded by the coding sequence ATGACGCAGCCTCCGCTTCCATCCCGTTCCGGCATCGCCGCGCTGATCGGACGCGCCAACGCCGGGAAGTCCACCCTGCTCAACCGGATGGTGGAGGAGAAGGTGGCCATTGTGAGCGGCACCGCGCAGACGACCCGCAACCTGATCCGGGCGGTACTGACCGATCCCCGGGGCCAGATCGTCTTTCTCGACACCCCCGGAATCCATCGCGCGAAGGAGCCGCTGGGCAGGAGAATGAACAAAATCGCGCGCAATGCGGCGGACGGCGTGGATGCGGCGCTGCTGATCGTGGACGCGTCGGCGCCGCCCGCGATGGAGGACGAGGGGTGGATCCGCCGGCTGCTCTTCTCGGAGTCGCACGTGCTGGTCGTGCTGAACAAGGACGATCTGGGAGGGCGCCATGCCCGGGCCTACCGCGACTGCTGGGAACGGGTGGCGGAAGAAAAAGGGCGGGACCGCCGCGCGGAGTGGCACACGGTGTCCGCCCTGACCGGAGCCGGGATCCCCGAACTGATGGAACGGCTCTTCGAGCTGATGCCCGCGGGTCCCCTGCTCTTCCCTCCCGACGTGCTGACCGATTATCCGCGCAAGCTCAACATCGGCGACCTCATCCGCGAACAATTCTTCCGGCGCCTGCGTGAAGAGGTGCCTCACGCGCTGGCGGTCCGGGTTGAAAACATCGAGGAAACCGACGCCGGCGGCGGCTGGAACATCAGCGCCACCGTGTACGTCGACCGCCACAGCCAGAAGGGGATCGTCATCGGCCACAAGGGCAGGCTGATCAAAAAAGTCCGCGAAGAGGCGCGGCGCGAGGTGCGGAAGATGTACGACCGCCCCGTCGCGCTCGAACTGCGCGTCAAAGTCGAACCGAAGTGGCGGGAGAACTACTGGATCCTGCGCGAGCTGGGCTATGCCTAG
- a CDS encoding TorF family putative porin codes for MKMREVMTAAVVVLGLAAAGATHAAEATVGVDAASAYVFRGATFNDGFVLQPYMEVGGLMIGEAEVSLGAWGNLDIDDYDGIVEDGQFQEWDFYGSIAFPLEVVDLALGYTEYTYPSSGLDHDREFGLTVAKEVADTGVTPGLGVYYGVDGGIEDNVYVEGTLDYGMALTEALSLSLGGAVGYLEADAGPDGFSHASGTIGLGYALSEAAEIHCSLTYVGQLDDDVLPDGKGAYDVDTYGLVGISYAF; via the coding sequence ATGAAGATGAGAGAAGTGATGACGGCGGCGGTGGTAGTGTTGGGGCTCGCGGCGGCAGGCGCAACGCACGCGGCGGAGGCGACCGTGGGCGTGGATGCGGCCTCGGCGTACGTGTTTCGCGGGGCGACGTTTAACGACGGGTTCGTCCTGCAGCCGTATATGGAGGTCGGCGGACTGATGATCGGGGAAGCGGAGGTGTCGCTCGGAGCCTGGGGCAATCTCGACATCGACGACTACGACGGGATCGTGGAGGACGGGCAGTTCCAGGAGTGGGACTTCTACGGTTCGATCGCGTTCCCGCTGGAGGTCGTCGACCTGGCCCTCGGTTATACGGAGTACACCTATCCGTCGAGCGGATTGGATCATGACCGCGAGTTCGGTCTGACCGTGGCGAAAGAGGTGGCGGACACGGGCGTCACGCCCGGTCTCGGGGTGTACTACGGCGTGGACGGCGGGATCGAAGACAACGTCTACGTCGAGGGTACGCTCGACTACGGGATGGCCCTCACCGAGGCGCTGAGCCTGTCGCTCGGCGGCGCGGTCGGATATCTGGAGGCCGATGCGGGTCCCGACGGGTTCTCCCACGCCTCGGGAACGATCGGCCTGGGCTATGCGCTCAGCGAGGCGGCGGAAATCCACTGCTCGCTGACCTACGTGGGCCAGCTCGACGACGACGTACTCCCCGACGGGAAGGGGGCCTACGACGTGGATACGTACGGTCTGGTCGGCATCAGTTACGCCTTCTGA